In the genome of Curtobacterium sp. MCLR17_036, the window CGGCCGCTCCGAGGCGGCCACCCGCCGCACCCTCGAGGACCTGGTGCAGAGCGGCCGGATGCGCATCGGGCCGCTCGTCGCCCCGGCGCTGCTCGGCCGCACCACCGAGCTCGAGGTCTGGATCTCCATCGCCCCCGACCAGCTCTCCGCGGCGGCGGCCCAGCTCGCGGCCCACCCGTCGGTGCACTACGCCGCGGCCTCGCTCGGCCGCTACAACCTGATCGGCCAGGTCTTCCTGCCCGACTTCGCCTCGGTGTACGTGTTCACGACCGACGTCCTGGGCGCCCTGCCCGGTGTGCGCGAGGTCGACGTCACCGTGCAGCTCCGCACCGTCAAGCGGATGTGGAGCCGCATCGTCGACGGCCGGTTCGTGCCGCCGACCGAGCGGGGGCCCGGCGACCGCCCGGCCCTCCGCGTGCCCGCCCCTGACCGCACCGCCGGACCCCTGTCCACCACCGACGGAAGGACCCCGTGAACGACGCACCCCAGCAGCAGCCCTGGCAGTGGGACGAACCGACCTGGCGCGGCCACGTCGAGGCGGTCCGCGCCGGCCGCACCCTGCTCCCGCCGGCCGGCCCCGAGCGCTGGCCGGGCGGCGCCGCCGTCGCCGTGGCGATCTCGTTCGACTCCGACCACGAGACGCCTGCGCTCCGCGACGGCGAGACCTCGCCCGGTCGGATGGCGATGGGGGAGTACGGCGCCCGGGCCGCGGTGCCGCGCATCCTCCGACTGCTCGACCGGTACGAGGCACCGTCGTCGTTCTACGTGCCGGCGGTGTGCGCGCTCCTGCGCCCCGACGAGGCCCCGACCTACGTCGAGCACGGCCACGAGGTCGCCGTACACGGCTGGATCCACGAGCGCAACACGCAACTCGGCCACGACGACGAGCTCGACCTGCTCAGCCGCGCCGTCGACGTGCTCACCAGCCAGACCGGCACCCGACCGACCGGCATCCGCACCCCGTCGTGGGACTTCAGCGACTCCACGCTCGACGTCGCCCGCGAGCTCGGGTTCCGCTACGACTCGTCGCTCATGGCCGACGACGACCCCTACGAGATCCTGCACCACGGCGAGCCGACCGGCATCGTCGAGATCCCGGTGGACTGGATCCGCGACGACGCGCCCTACCTGATGATGGAGCGCTTCCAGGGGCTGCGGCCGTACACGCCGCCGCACGAGGTCGGCCGGATCTGGCGCGACGAGTTCGACGTGGCGCGCGCCGAGGGCGGCGTCTTCCAGCTCACCGTGCACCCGCACTTCATCGGGCACCGGTCGCGCCTGGTCGTCCTCGAGGCCCTCCTGGCCCACATTCGCTCGTTCGACGACGTCTGGTTCACCACCCACGCCGGGCTCGCCGAGCACGTCGCGACCGCGAGCGGTCTCGACCGGCTCGCGTCCGCCCCGGACGCGACCCCCTGACGGACGGGAGGCCCGGTGCCGACCCGCCCCGTGCCTCCCGTCCGCTGCTCCACCCGTTCCGCCCCGTCCCCATCCCTCCGCACGGAAGTCGACGCAACGATGACAGCAGGAACCACCGGTCCGGTGACCGGCGCCCCCGGCACCACCCCGACCACCGTCCACGAGACCCGGCTGACCGCCCGCGGTCGCAAGGCGATCATCGCCGGCGGCATCGGCAACGTCGTCGAGTGGATCGACTGGGCCGTCTACACGACGTTCTCGTCGGTGTTCGGCCACCACTTCTTCCCACCGGGCAACGACACCGCGGCGCTGCTCGCGACGCTCGCCGTCTTCGCGGTGGGGTTCATCATGCGGCCCATCGGGGCCGCGGTGCTCGGCGTCTACGCCGACCGGCACGGCCGCAAGAAGGGCCTGATGCTCACGATCGGCCTGATGGCGGTGGCGTCGCTCGTCATCGGCATCACGCCGGACTACGCGACCATCGGCATCGCCGCGCCGATCATCCTGCTCCTCGCCCGCCTGGCGCAGGGCTTCTCGGCCGGTGGCGAGTTCGGGTCGTCCTCGGCGTTCCTCGTCGAGTCGGCCGCCCCGAAGCGCCGCGCCTTCGCCGGCTCGTGGCAGCAGGTGTCCGTCGGCGCCGGCGTGCTCATCGCGTCCGGCATCGGGGCGATCATCACCTCGACGCTCTCCGACGAGGCGCTCGACGCCTGGGGCTGGCGCCTCGCCTTCGTGTTCTGCGCGCTCATCGGGCTCGTCGGCATCTGGCTCCGCACCTCGGTCGAGGAGACCGAGTCCTTCACCGCCCAGCGCGACCGCGACGCCGAGGCGGCCGGGCCGAAGCGGAACGCCCTCGTCGCGATGTTCCGGGACCACCCGGGTGCGACCGCCCGCGTCTTCGGCATCACCATCGCCGGCACGCTGCTCTACTACATGTGGGTCTCGTACATGCCCACCTACGCCCACGTCACCACCGGCATCCCGCTCAACCAGGCGCTCATCGCCAACGTCGTCGCGATGGTGGTCTTCCTGGTCCTGCTGCCGTTCGCCGGCATCCTGTCCGACAAGATCGGCCGCAAGCCGACGATGGCCGCCTTCGCCGGGGGCTTCCTGCTCCTCGCCTGGCCCGCCTTCACCTTCCTGTCCGGCAGCTTCTGGTCGCTGCTGCTCATCCAGGTCCTCGGCATCCTGCTCCTGCTCGGCTACTCGGCGAACTGTGCGGCGATCATGGCGGAGCAGTTCCCGCCCGAGGTCCGCGCCACCGGCATCGGCCTGCCGTACGCGCTCGCCGTGGCGATCTTCGGCGGCACCGCGCCGTACATCACGACCTGGCTGAGCGGGGCCGGGCTCGGGCACCTCGTCTGGGTCTACTGCGCGATCGCCGCGGCCATCGGCTTGGTCGTCTACCTGACCATGCCGGAGACGAAGGGCAAGGTGCTCCGGTGAGCCGACACGTCCTGGTGACCGGTGCGGCGAGCGGGATCGGCCTGTCGGTGGCGCAGCACGCCGCTGCGGCCGGCGACGACGTCACGCTCGTCGACCACCGCCCGGAGGCACTCGACGCGGCCGCCGACACGGTGCGGGCGGTCGCCGGCTCCGGCGCGGCCGACGGCGGGCGCGTGGCCGTGCTCGTGGCGGACCTGCGCGACCCGGAGGCACCGGCGTCGGTCGTGTCGACGGCGTGGGACACCGCACCGGTCGACGTCCTGGTGAACGCCGCCGGCGTCTACCCGGCGACCCCGTTCCTCGAGCTCGACGCCGCCACCTGGGACGGCGTGCAGGACGTCAACGTCCGCGCGCCGCTCCTGGCCACCGTGACGCTGGGCCGGCTCGCCACCGCCGCGGGACGGACCCCCTCGGTCGTGAACATCACGTCGGGAGCGGCCCTCCGCGCCCGACCCGGAGCAGCGCCGTACAGCACGTCGAAGGCCGCCCTCGAGATGGTGACCCGCGCCAGCGCGCTCGAGCTCGGCGCCGCCGGCATCCGCGTGAACGCCGTCGCGCCCGGGTTCGTCGTGGTGGACAGCACGGTGAACCCCGTGAGCGACGAGTACGCCGCCGCCGTGTCGCCGAACCCGCTCGGCCGCCCCGGCGCACCGGCCGACATCGCGAAGGCCGTCCTCTGGCTCGCCGACCCGGAGCAGTCCGGCTGGGTGACCGGCACGGTCCTGCGCGTCGACGGCGGCTCGTCCACCGGCGCGCACACGCTGCCGCTCAGCACCACCACGTCGACGCCCGGTACCGACAGTACACGACAGGGAGTCCCCGCATGACCGACCGCACCCCGTACACGATCGTCGGCGCCGGAGCCATCGGCGGCACCCTCGCCGTCCACCTCGTCGCCGCCGGCGTCCCCGTCCAGCTCGTCGACGCCGACCCCGAGCACGTCGCCGCCGTCCGGGCCGACGGCCTGCGCCTGCGCACCGCGGCGGGCGAGCAGACCGCCCGCATCCCGATCTGGCACGTCGACGATCCGGACGCCCCCGCGACGCTCGGGCCGGTGCTGCTCGCCGTCAAGGCCCTGGCCACCGACGCCGCCGCCGCGTGGATCGCACCCCGACTCGCCGCCGACGGCTGGGTCGCATCGCTGCAGAACGGCCTGAACGAGGCCACCATCGCCGCGCACGTCGGCGCGGACCGCACCGTCACCGCGTTCGTCGACCTGTTCGCCGACGTCGTCGCCCCCGGTGTGGTGCAGGACGGCGGCCTCGGCGCGATGGCCCTCGGCGAGTACGCCGGCGGCACGAGCGACCGCACCCGGCAGCTCGCCGAGGACCTGCGGCAGTGGGGCGACCCCGTCGTCACCGACAACGTCGCCGGCTTCCTGTGGTCGAAGCTGGCCTTCGGCGCCATGCTCACCGCCACCGCCCTCGCCGACGAGGACATGAGCGTGCTCATCGACCGCAACCGCACCGTGATGACGGCGCTCGCGCGCGAGGTCCTGGCCGTCACCGAGGCGCAGGGCATCGTCGCCGAGCCGTTCGACGCGTTCGAACCGAGCGCCTTCGCCCCGGGGGCACCGCCCGCCGCGACGACCGCGGCGCTCGACGGCCTGGTGGCCTGGCTCGCCACGCAGTCGAAGACCCGGTCCGGCATCTGGCGGGACATCGCCGTCCGGCACCGGAAGACCGAGGTGCCGCTGCACTACGCGCCCGTGGTCGCCCGCGGCGACGAGCTCGGCGTGCCGACGCCGGGCATCCGCGCGCTCGTCGACGAGATCGTCGCCGTGCAGGACGGCGCCCCGATGGACGAGTCGCGGATCCGCGGGCTCGTCGCGGCCGTGGGAGCGGGCCGGTGACCGCCCACGACGGCGCGACCGCCCACGACGGCGCGACCGCCTCCGACGGCGCGACCGCGCGCGACGACGCCACCGCTGCGACCGGCACCGACGCCGAGCTGCTCGACGCCGTGCGGGCCCGACGGTCCCGGATGGTCGACGACCTCGTGGCGTACATCGAGACCGAGACCCCCTCGGACGACACCGGGCTGCTGCGCGCCGGCCTCGAGCACGTCGAGCGGTTCCTCGCGGCCACGGTCGGCCCGTTCGCCGCCCGCACCCTGCACGAACCGGACGGGTACGGCCCCGTCGTCGTCGGCGACCTCGTCGCACCCGTGCCCACCGACGCCTGGGTCGTGGTGCTCTGCCACTACGACACCGTGTGGGCCGCCGGCACCCTCGCCGAGTGGCCCGTCCGCACCGACGGCTCGCGGCTCACCGGACCCGGCGCCTACGACATGAAGGCCGGCCTGGTGCAGTTCGCCCACGCCGTCGCCGTGCTCGACGACGCCGGAGCCGCCCGCCCCAACGTGCGCCTCGTGCTGAACGGCGACGAGGAGATCGGCAGCGGCGGCTCACGACCCGTCATCGAGGACACCGTGCGCCGCACCCCGGGCCCGGTCCTGGTCTTCGAGGCCTCGGCCGGGGCGGACGGCGCGCTGAAGACCGCACGGAAGGGCGTCGGCCTGTTCGACGTGCACGTCCGGGGCGTCGAGGTGCACGCCGGGCTCCACCCCACCGGCGGTGCGAGCGCGATCGACGAGGTCGCCCGCGTCGTCCTCGCCCTGCACGGCGCCGCCGACCTCGAGGCCGGGACGTCGCTCAACGTCGGGGTGCTCAGCGGCGGCACGCGCCCGAACGTCCGGGCCGGGGCGGCGACCGCGGCGCTCGACGTCCGGGTGTCCTCGGAACCGGAGTCCCGGCGCATCGACGGGGTCCTCGCCGGCCTGACGCCGCACGACCCCGCCGCGTCGATCGAGGTCACCGGCGACTGGAACCGACCCGTGATGGAGCGCACCGACCGCAACGTGCGGCTCTTCCGGGTCGCCGAGACCGCCGCGACGGCCCTCGGGCTGACGGTCACCGAGACGAGCGTCGGCGGTGCCAGCGACGGGAACTTCGCCGCGGCGCTCGGTGCCGCGGTCCTCGACGGACTCGGCGCGGTCGGCGACGGCGCACACGCCCGCCACGAGTTCGTGGACCTCGACCGGATGGTCGAGCGGACCGCCCTGGCGGCGGGGGTGCTGCGACGACTGGCGTAGCACCGACGGGCGTCCGCTGTGGCGTGAGATCGCACTCGGGCCCGGTTCGTCCTCCGGGTTCCGGGCCGGAGTGCGACCTCGGCGCGACCGACGTCCTGGACCGCCGAGTACGAGAGGATGCACTGTGACCCGTGCGACCAGCCTCCTCGACGCCATCGTCCGGCACGTCGACGCGACCGGCTTCGTCGCCCACGGCGTGCACGTCCGTGCCGGTGACGACACCGCCGCGCACCACTGGACCCCCGACGTCCGCCGCGAGGTCCACTCCGTCGCGAAGGGCGTCTGCGTCCTGGCCACGGGCATCGCCGCCGACGACGGCCTGGTCGACGTCGACGAACCGGTCGCCGCGTCGCTGCCGGGCCTGGTCCGTGGCGACGGCGTCGACGGGGTCACCCTCCGTCACCTGCTCACCATGACGAGCGGCATCGACATGCCCTGGTCGCCGACGGAGCTGACGGACTGGCCGGACCTGGCCGCCGAGTTCCTCGCCCGGCCGTCCCGCGGTCGGGTCTTCCAGTACGCCAACGTCAGCACGTACACCGCGATGCGCGTGCTCGAGACGAAGGTCGGCGACGTCGGGGCCTTCGTCTCGCGGCGACTGTTCGACCCGCTCGGCATCGACGACGTGCACTGGGCGCGGTGCCCGAACGGGTTCGTCGCCGCGGGGGAGGGCCTGGCCCTGCGCACCGGGGAACTCGCCCGCATCGGGCGGCTCCTGCGCGACCGCGGGGTGTCCGACGGACGACGGATCGTCGGCGCGCGGTGGTGCGATGCGATGCACACCGAGTGGGTGCACCGGCAGGGTGCGGGCCCCGGCTACGAGCGCTACGCGATGGCCGGGTGGGGCGGTCCGGGGCGGCTCTGGCGCCTGCACGGTGCGTACGGCCAGATGCTGCTCCTCGACGAGGTCGGCGACACCGTCGTCACGGTCACCGCCGACGACCACCCCGGCGCGGACGCGCTCGCCGCGTTCGTCGCCGCCGAGCTGGCGGGCACGGCGGGCTGACCCGTCGGCCTCCCGTCCGGCGGGCTGCCGCGACCACCGTCGGACGGGAGGCGCGGGTCGCCCCCGCCTCGGGGCTCACGTCCGGCGGGCTGCCGCGACCGCGGTCGGACGGGGGCGCGGGCCCCCCCCCCCCCCCCGCCACGGGCCTCCCGTCCGGTTGGGCTGCCGCGACCACCGTCGGACGGGAGGCGCGGGTCGGCCCCGCCACGGGCCTCCCGTCCGACCGGTGCGTGCGTCGGGAGCCGCCCTGCGCATGCTTGTGCGCCACCTGCACGCGGTCCCCGCGAACGGTGCCATGATGAGCGACGGCCGTCTCCCGGACGGCCGGAGACGGAAGTGGCGAGCGTGACCGAGACCCGCTCTGGAACACCGACGACCGAGACCACCGAGGACGGTGGGCACGGTCCGCGCAAGGGCGTCGCCGTCCTGGCGCTCGCCGCGCTCGGCGTGGTCTTCGGCGACATCGGCACGAGTCCGCTGTACGCGCTGCGCACGGTGTTCACCATCGACGACGGCCTGGTCCGCGCGAACCAGGAGGACGTCTACGGCGTCATCTCGATGATGTTCTGGAGCGTCACGATCATCGTCTCGATCAAGTACGTGCTGGTGCTCATGCGCGCCGACAACGACGGCGAGGGCGGGGTGATGGCGCTCGCCGCGCTGGCCCGACGGCTCTACGCCAAGCGGCGCGGCGGCGCGACGATCTTCCTGGTGATCGGGATCGTCGGCGTCTCGCTCTTCTACGGCGACTCCGTGATCACGCCCGCCGTGTCGGTGCTGTCCGCGGTCGAGGGGCTCGGCACCGCAGCGCCCTCGGTCGAGCACCTGGTCGTACCGATCGCCGCCGTCATCCTCATCGCGCTGTTCGCGGTCCAGCGGTTCGGCACCGGCAAGGTCGGCAACCTGTTCGGCCCGGTGATGCTGCTCTGGTTCGTGGTCATCGCCGTCGCGGGCGTGCCGCACATCCTGGCGCACCCCGGCGTGCTGCAGGGGTTGTCGCCGACGTGGGCGATCGCCTTCACCTTCGCCCACCCCTACACCACGTTCGTGGCGATGGGCGCGGTCGTCCTGGTGATCACCGGCGCCGAGGCCCTGTACGCCGACATGGGGCACTTCGGCCGCGCGCCGATCCTGCGCGCCTGGTTCTTCGTCGTGTTCCCCGCGCTCGTGCTCAACTACCTCGGGCAGGCGTCGCTCGTGCTGAGCGTCCCGACGGCTGCGAAGGACCCGTTCTTCCTGCTGTTCCCGGATGCGCTGCGGATACCGGTCGTCGTGCTGGCCACGCTCGCGACGGTGATCGCCAGCCAGGCCGTCATCTCCGGGGCGTTCTCGCTCACCCGACAGGCGATCCAGCTCGGCCTGCTGCCGCCGCTCACGATCCGGCAGACCTCACGGCAGGAGAGCGGCCAGATCTACCTGCCGGCGGTGAACCTGCTGCTGTTCATCGGCGTGCTGGCGATCATGCTCGCGTTCCGGTCCTCGGCGAACCTCGCAACCGCCTACGGGGTGTCGGTCACCGGCGCGCTCGTCGTGGACACCCTGCTGCTGCTCCTGGTCGTGCGACCGCTGTGGCGGTGGAAGCCCTGGAAGCTCGTCGTCGCCGCGGTGGCCTTCGGCGGTCTCGAGCTGACGTTCCTGGCCGGCAACCTGTCGAAGATCGTGCACGGCGGCTGGGTCCCGCTCCTCATCGCGCTCGCTGTGGTCACGGTGATGACCACCTGGCGCCGCGGTCGTGCACTCGTGCAAGAGGAACGGAAGGAACGCGAGGGGTCCCTCGCCGACTTCATCGACCGGGTGAACGAGAAGCACATCCCGCGGGTGCCCGGGGTCGCGGTCTTCCCGCACCCGAACAAGGAGACCACCCCGCTGGCCCTCCGCGCGAACGTGGAGCACAACCGGGTGGTGCACCGCACCGTGATCATCGTGTCCGTCCTCACCGCGAACGTGCCGCACGTGCCGCACGCGAAGGCGTTCTTCCGCGACGACCTCGGCTACGCCGACGACGGCATCGACCACATCACCGTGAAGTTCGGGTTCTCCGACGACCAGGACCTGCCGAGGGCCCTGCACGCCGCCTGCCTGGCCGACGTCCTGCAGATCGACCCCGACGAGATGCAGCGCGCGTCGTACTTCATCTCGCGCGGTGCGCTCCGGCCGATGCCGGGCAACCGGGGCATGGTGTCGTGGCGGAAGAAGCTGTTCGTCGGGCTCGCCCACAACGCGGCCGACCCGGCGGCACGGTTCGCCCTGCCCGCCCAACGCACGGTGACGATGGGCAGCGACGTCGAGATCTGACCGCGGGGCCGCGGTCGCTGCCGCTGCCGCTGCCGCGGCCGCGGTGTCAGCGGCCCAGCTGGGCCCGCAGGTACGGAGCGGTCCGGCTGTCGGCGGACCCGGCGACCTCGTCGGGAGTGCCGGCGGCGACCACTCGGCCCCCCGCTTCGCCACCGCCCGGCCCCATGTCGACGACGTGGTCGGCACCCGCCACGACGTCCATCGCGTGCTCGACGACCACCACGGTGTTGCCCGCGTCGGTGAGCCGCGCGAGCTGCGCGGTCAGCAGCTCGACGTCCGCCGGGTGCAGGCCGGTGGTCGGCTCGTCGAGCAGGTAGAGCGTGTGCCCGGTGCGGGCTCGCTGCAGCTCCGTGGCGAGCTTGATGCGCTGCGCCTCGCCGCCGGACAGCTCCGGTGCCGGCTGCCCGAGCCGCAGGTAGCCGAGCCCGACCTCGCGCATCGTCTCGAGTCCCCGCGCCGCGGCGGGCAGCGACGCCAGGAACGGCGCGGCCTCGTCCACGGTCATCCCGAGGACGTCCGCGATCGACGCACCGTTCCACCGCACCTCGAGCGTCTCCGCCGTGTACCGGGAACCGTGGCACTCCGGGCACGGGGCCCAGCTGCCCGGCAGGAAGAGCAGCTCGACGGACACTGACCCCTCGCCCTGGCAGACCTCGCACCGGCCGCCGGCGACGTTGAACGAGAACCGTCCGGCGGTCCAGCCGCGGGCCGTCGCCTCGTCGGTGGCGGCGAACGCCGCCCGGACCGTGTCGAACAGGCCCGTGTACGTCGCGAGGTTCGACCGCGGCGTGCGACCGATCGGCTTCTGGTCCACCTGGACGACGCGGTCGACCAGCGGGTGGTCGGTCGCGACCGCGGGCAGGACCCCGCCGACGAGCGAGGACTTGCCCGAGCCGCTCACCCCGGTGACGGCGGTGAGCACCCCGAGGGGCAGGTCCACGTCGAGGCCGTCCAGGTTGTGCAGCGTCACGTCGCGCAGTTCGAGCGTGTCGATCGGGGTCCGCGCGACCCGTTCGTCGTCGCGGACGCGGGGCTCCAGGTACCGGCGGGTGCGCGAGGCCTCGACGTCGGCGAGCCCGGCCACCGGCCCGCTGTACAGCACGGTGCCGCCGCCGGACCCCGCACCGGGACCGACGTCCACGATCCAGTCGGCCCGACGCACGATGCTCATGTCGTGCTCGACGACGAAGACGCTGTTGCCGCCGGCCCGCAGGTCGTCGAGCACCTCGACGAGGGACTCGGCGTCGGCGGGGTGCAGCCCGGCACTCGGCTCGTCGAGCACGTACACGACCCCGAACAGGCCGGAGCGCAGCTGCGTGGCGATGCGCAGCCGCTGCGTCTCACCCGGGGACAGCGTGGGCGTCGCACGGTCGAGCGCCAGGTACCCGAGCCCCAGCCCGACGAGGACCTCGACCCGTGCCACGAGGTCCCGCGAGATCGCCACGGCGACCTCGGTGTGCTCACCCGACGACGCACGGCTCGTCGCCGCGGCGGCGTCGGTGATGGAAGCGATCGGCCGCAGGACCTCGGTGAGCCCGGTGAACGGCATCGCGTTGAGCTCGGCGATCGAGTGCCCGCCGACGGTGACGGCCAGCGCCGCCCGGGTCAGACCGGTGCCGCCGCAGAGACCGCACGGCCCGGACTCGACGAACTGCAGCACCTTCGTGCGCTGGGTCTCGCTCTGCGAGTCGGCGAGCGTGTGCATCACGAATTGCCGCGCGCTCCAGAACCGCCCCTTGTACGGCTTGGCGACCCGGTCCCGTTTCGGGTGCACCTGCACGACGGGCTGCTCCTCGGTGAAGAGCAGCCAGTCGCGGTCCTCCCGCGGCAGGTCCCGCCACGGTCGGTCGATGTCGTACCCGAGCACGGCGGTGACGTCCCGCAGGTTCTTGCCCTGCCAGGCGCCCGGCCACGCGGTGATCGCGCCGTCGCGGATGCTCAGCGAGGGGTCGTGCACGGCCGAGGCCTCGGTCACCTCGTGCGCGACGCCGAGCCCGTGGCACCGCGGGCAGGCGCCGGCGACCGTGTTCGGCGAGAACGAGTCCGACTCGAGCCGCTCGGCCCCCGTCGGGTACGTCCCCGCACGCGAGAACAGCATGCGCATCGAGTTCGACAGCGTCGTCAGGGTGCCGACGGTGGAACGGGAGCTCGGAGCACCCCGTCGCTGCTGCAGCGCGACCGCCGGCGGCAGCCCCGTGATCGAGTCGACGTGCGGGGTCGACCCCTGCGCGATGAGCCGGCGGGCGTAGGGCGCGACGGACTCCAGGAAGCGACGCTGCGCCTCGGCGAACACTGTCCCGAAGGCGAGCGACGACTTCCCCGACCCCGACACCCCGGTGAACGCGACGATGCGATCGCGAGGGATGTCCACGTCGACGTCCCGCAGGTTGTTCTCGCGGGCTCCGCGGACGCGGATGAAGTCGTCCGGTCCGGGGGCGTCGTGGGGCGCGGTCGAGCGGGGAGTGAGCATCTGCTCGATCGTAGGCGCGGCCGCTGGGCGGTCGCGGTCGCGGGTGCGGTCACTGGTGCGTGGTGCGTGGTGCGTGATGGGGGCAGCGTGGCGTGGCGTGCGGGTGCGCCTGCGCGTGCGCGTTTTCTCTCATCGCACGTGGGATGGGAAGGAGTTTCACGCGTAGGGGGTCGGAACGATCGGCTTCCCATGCGCGGAACGTCTCACCACGCGCGGGATGCCTGGCGGTGTCGCGGGAGGCGGTGCGTCGTGGGGGTGGGACGACGGGCGCGGACTCGGGCGGGGCTCAGGAGGACCGGCGGGCCCACGGTGCTGACGGTCCTGGTTCGCGACGAGCGGGTTTCGGGAACCAGGACCGGCAACCGTTGATGCAGATGTGCCCGCCGCTGCTGCTCGGTCGTGCAGCACGCTGGAGCGGGAACCGTCGTCGGAGCCGGGGTGTGGTGACACGATCTGGTCGTTGACGGTCCTGGTTCGTGGGGGCCGGGTGTCGGGTACCAGGACCGTCACTGCGTGCTGCTGGTCCCGGAGTGCGCAGGGTTCGGGCGGATGTTTCCGTCCCATCGCCCGTGGGATGGGAAGGTGGTCCGCGCGTTGGTGGCCGGAACGTCGGGCTTCCTACGCGCGGAACGTCACACCATGCACGAAACAACCACCCACGCGCGGAACAGCACCAGCCCGAACAGCCCCCGGCGCGTGCGGAAGGGCCGCCCTG includes:
- a CDS encoding polysaccharide deacetylase, whose translation is MNDAPQQQPWQWDEPTWRGHVEAVRAGRTLLPPAGPERWPGGAAVAVAISFDSDHETPALRDGETSPGRMAMGEYGARAAVPRILRLLDRYEAPSSFYVPAVCALLRPDEAPTYVEHGHEVAVHGWIHERNTQLGHDDELDLLSRAVDVLTSQTGTRPTGIRTPSWDFSDSTLDVARELGFRYDSSLMADDDPYEILHHGEPTGIVEIPVDWIRDDAPYLMMERFQGLRPYTPPHEVGRIWRDEFDVARAEGGVFQLTVHPHFIGHRSRLVVLEALLAHIRSFDDVWFTTHAGLAEHVATASGLDRLASAPDATP
- a CDS encoding MFS transporter, with protein sequence MTAGTTGPVTGAPGTTPTTVHETRLTARGRKAIIAGGIGNVVEWIDWAVYTTFSSVFGHHFFPPGNDTAALLATLAVFAVGFIMRPIGAAVLGVYADRHGRKKGLMLTIGLMAVASLVIGITPDYATIGIAAPIILLLARLAQGFSAGGEFGSSSAFLVESAAPKRRAFAGSWQQVSVGAGVLIASGIGAIITSTLSDEALDAWGWRLAFVFCALIGLVGIWLRTSVEETESFTAQRDRDAEAAGPKRNALVAMFRDHPGATARVFGITIAGTLLYYMWVSYMPTYAHVTTGIPLNQALIANVVAMVVFLVLLPFAGILSDKIGRKPTMAAFAGGFLLLAWPAFTFLSGSFWSLLLIQVLGILLLLGYSANCAAIMAEQFPPEVRATGIGLPYALAVAIFGGTAPYITTWLSGAGLGHLVWVYCAIAAAIGLVVYLTMPETKGKVLR
- a CDS encoding SDR family oxidoreductase: MSRHVLVTGAASGIGLSVAQHAAAAGDDVTLVDHRPEALDAAADTVRAVAGSGAADGGRVAVLVADLRDPEAPASVVSTAWDTAPVDVLVNAAGVYPATPFLELDAATWDGVQDVNVRAPLLATVTLGRLATAAGRTPSVVNITSGAALRARPGAAPYSTSKAALEMVTRASALELGAAGIRVNAVAPGFVVVDSTVNPVSDEYAAAVSPNPLGRPGAPADIAKAVLWLADPEQSGWVTGTVLRVDGGSSTGAHTLPLSTTTSTPGTDSTRQGVPA
- a CDS encoding 2-dehydropantoate 2-reductase, whose product is MTDRTPYTIVGAGAIGGTLAVHLVAAGVPVQLVDADPEHVAAVRADGLRLRTAAGEQTARIPIWHVDDPDAPATLGPVLLAVKALATDAAAAWIAPRLAADGWVASLQNGLNEATIAAHVGADRTVTAFVDLFADVVAPGVVQDGGLGAMALGEYAGGTSDRTRQLAEDLRQWGDPVVTDNVAGFLWSKLAFGAMLTATALADEDMSVLIDRNRTVMTALAREVLAVTEAQGIVAEPFDAFEPSAFAPGAPPAATTAALDGLVAWLATQSKTRSGIWRDIAVRHRKTEVPLHYAPVVARGDELGVPTPGIRALVDEIVAVQDGAPMDESRIRGLVAAVGAGR
- a CDS encoding M20/M25/M40 family metallo-hydrolase, coding for MTAHDGATAHDGATASDGATARDDATAATGTDAELLDAVRARRSRMVDDLVAYIETETPSDDTGLLRAGLEHVERFLAATVGPFAARTLHEPDGYGPVVVGDLVAPVPTDAWVVVLCHYDTVWAAGTLAEWPVRTDGSRLTGPGAYDMKAGLVQFAHAVAVLDDAGAARPNVRLVLNGDEEIGSGGSRPVIEDTVRRTPGPVLVFEASAGADGALKTARKGVGLFDVHVRGVEVHAGLHPTGGASAIDEVARVVLALHGAADLEAGTSLNVGVLSGGTRPNVRAGAATAALDVRVSSEPESRRIDGVLAGLTPHDPAASIEVTGDWNRPVMERTDRNVRLFRVAETAATALGLTVTETSVGGASDGNFAAALGAAVLDGLGAVGDGAHARHEFVDLDRMVERTALAAGVLRRLA
- a CDS encoding serine hydrolase, with the translated sequence MTRATSLLDAIVRHVDATGFVAHGVHVRAGDDTAAHHWTPDVRREVHSVAKGVCVLATGIAADDGLVDVDEPVAASLPGLVRGDGVDGVTLRHLLTMTSGIDMPWSPTELTDWPDLAAEFLARPSRGRVFQYANVSTYTAMRVLETKVGDVGAFVSRRLFDPLGIDDVHWARCPNGFVAAGEGLALRTGELARIGRLLRDRGVSDGRRIVGARWCDAMHTEWVHRQGAGPGYERYAMAGWGGPGRLWRLHGAYGQMLLLDEVGDTVVTVTADDHPGADALAAFVAAELAGTAG
- a CDS encoding potassium transporter Kup, producing the protein MTETRSGTPTTETTEDGGHGPRKGVAVLALAALGVVFGDIGTSPLYALRTVFTIDDGLVRANQEDVYGVISMMFWSVTIIVSIKYVLVLMRADNDGEGGVMALAALARRLYAKRRGGATIFLVIGIVGVSLFYGDSVITPAVSVLSAVEGLGTAAPSVEHLVVPIAAVILIALFAVQRFGTGKVGNLFGPVMLLWFVVIAVAGVPHILAHPGVLQGLSPTWAIAFTFAHPYTTFVAMGAVVLVITGAEALYADMGHFGRAPILRAWFFVVFPALVLNYLGQASLVLSVPTAAKDPFFLLFPDALRIPVVVLATLATVIASQAVISGAFSLTRQAIQLGLLPPLTIRQTSRQESGQIYLPAVNLLLFIGVLAIMLAFRSSANLATAYGVSVTGALVVDTLLLLLVVRPLWRWKPWKLVVAAVAFGGLELTFLAGNLSKIVHGGWVPLLIALAVVTVMTTWRRGRALVQEERKEREGSLADFIDRVNEKHIPRVPGVAVFPHPNKETTPLALRANVEHNRVVHRTVIIVSVLTANVPHVPHAKAFFRDDLGYADDGIDHITVKFGFSDDQDLPRALHAACLADVLQIDPDEMQRASYFISRGALRPMPGNRGMVSWRKKLFVGLAHNAADPAARFALPAQRTVTMGSDVEI